One Acidaminococcales bacterium genomic region harbors:
- a CDS encoding helix-turn-helix domain-containing protein has protein sequence MAFIDNLKRLREKSGLNRTELAQMLGVPYTTYANWEKGREPGIYALMKLADYFKISIDELIGYKEPTPEEKAERDFQRACAYLSKAGFKVTISKNDNFDEDDEECEYDDYRRIDDRRAKISLWASEEFRLKRKKLNADLIARVFSKKDFLDNVVSFVNDIIIKENNEVAIIDGIKRWCFAMFSASFG, from the coding sequence ATGGCTTTTATTGATAACCTTAAAAGGCTTCGGGAAAAAAGCGGTCTAAATCGAACTGAATTGGCTCAAATGCTCGGCGTTCCTTACACAACATATGCAAATTGGGAAAAAGGAAGAGAACCCGGCATATATGCCCTGATGAAGCTGGCCGACTACTTCAAAATCAGCATTGACGAACTGATCGGCTATAAAGAACCCACGCCGGAGGAAAAGGCCGAACGCGATTTCCAGCGCGCTTGTGCGTATTTATCAAAAGCCGGTTTTAAAGTTACAATTAGTAAAAATGATAATTTTGACGAAGATGACGAAGAGTGCGAATATGATGATTACAGGCGCATTGATGACAGGCGCGCTAAAATATCTTTATGGGCAAGCGAAGAATTCCGCCTTAAACGCAAAAAGCTTAATGCTGATTTAATTGCTCGCGTTTTTAGTAAAAAAGATTTTTTAGATAATGTTGTCTCTTTTGTTAATGACATTATTATTAAGGAAAACAATGAAGTAGCCATCATTGACGGTATCAAAAGGTGGTGTTTTGCTATGTTTAGCGCGAGTTTTGGATAA
- a CDS encoding site-specific integrase, translating into MPAKIQKRGNNSYLLTVPGGYENGRQRKFTKTIKADNVNQAKKEYNLFVAECMTGKALPASTPKMTLQQFYAYWKDKYAMPALAHKTIACNDFVADRILAALGHLQIHKITPFHCLELLDQLRRPDIGAHGKPLSSATIHKHYALLNELLTYAAKWDFIPFNPLAKVDPPKRKTAPKELPSPDRVSLFVSLIMGKAVLKHQIWVLLAFLLGLRREEIFGLKVQDIDFAAQTLKISRAVVYVHGLGNVIKDTKTAAGQRVLSLPPVLARLLNEYVSRPQQIKVVSFGRWLFAKGNGEPGQPDAFNNFLKRFVKKHSLPGITPHLLRHMHGSYLMRSGIDLAATSHQLGHTKKSFTADTYIHVTERVETRPAAVMQSVFDTLVK; encoded by the coding sequence ATGCCGGCAAAAATCCAAAAACGCGGCAACAACTCTTATTTGCTGACCGTGCCGGGCGGCTACGAAAACGGCAGGCAGAGAAAGTTCACCAAAACCATAAAGGCGGACAACGTAAACCAGGCGAAAAAGGAATATAATCTTTTCGTCGCCGAATGTATGACCGGGAAAGCGCTGCCGGCTTCAACGCCAAAAATGACGCTGCAACAGTTTTATGCCTACTGGAAAGACAAATATGCCATGCCCGCCCTTGCGCATAAAACAATCGCCTGCAATGACTTCGTGGCGGATAGAATACTTGCCGCCCTCGGCCATCTGCAAATACATAAAATTACGCCTTTTCATTGCCTTGAACTTCTTGACCAACTGCGGCGGCCGGACATCGGCGCACACGGCAAGCCGCTTTCTTCGGCAACCATACACAAGCATTACGCGCTTTTGAACGAACTTTTGACCTATGCCGCCAAGTGGGATTTTATACCCTTTAACCCTTTGGCGAAAGTTGATCCGCCCAAAAGAAAAACCGCGCCGAAGGAACTGCCTTCCCCTGATCGGGTATCGCTGTTTGTTTCGCTCATTATGGGCAAGGCAGTGCTCAAACACCAAATTTGGGTATTGCTGGCTTTCCTGCTCGGGCTACGCCGCGAAGAAATATTCGGGCTGAAAGTGCAGGATATAGACTTTGCCGCCCAAACATTAAAGATAAGCCGGGCGGTTGTCTATGTTCACGGCCTCGGCAATGTTATAAAAGACACAAAGACAGCCGCCGGGCAAAGGGTTTTATCCCTGCCGCCCGTGCTTGCCCGGCTTTTGAACGAATACGTAAGCCGCCCGCAGCAAATTAAAGTGGTTTCCTTTGGTCGCTGGCTGTTCGCCAAGGGGAACGGCGAACCCGGCCAGCCGGACGCGTTTAACAACTTCCTCAAACGCTTTGTAAAAAAACACTCCCTTCCGGGCATAACCCCGCACCTTCTGCGCCACATGCACGGAAGTTATTTAATGCGCTCGGGCATTGACCTTGCCGCGACATCTCACCAACTCGGCCACACAAAAAAATCCTTTACGGCGGACACTTATATTCACGTAACGGAACGGGTGGAAACTCGGCCGGCGGCGGTAATGCAGAGCGTGTTTGATACTTTAGTTAAGTAA
- a CDS encoding type II toxin-antitoxin system RelE/ParE family toxin, whose translation MYKVELSPAAYQQKRSLRKLVREQIEAALDELAANPYTEKYDAQPMRGDLVRYRCVVGSYRIIYRIVDNSLWVYVLEIGHRGTIYERK comes from the coding sequence ATGTATAAAGTGGAGCTTTCGCCTGCCGCCTATCAGCAAAAGCGCTCATTGCGCAAACTGGTAAGAGAACAGATAGAGGCGGCATTAGACGAGCTTGCGGCCAACCCATATACCGAAAAATATGACGCACAGCCAATGCGGGGGGATTTAGTTCGGTATCGTTGTGTTGTCGGTAGCTATAGGATTATATACAGGATAGTCGATAATAGCTTATGGGTCTACGTCTTGGAAATTGGGCATAGGGGTACTATTTACGAAAGAAAATAG
- a CDS encoding DUF4065 domain-containing protein — protein MKKITVRDVCDFFIALAQDAGEQLTHMKLQKLLYYAQAWHCGMFGRPLFDAKFEAWKFGPVCPEIYCQYKTLGNANIPFIGEHDEKEGCLSGVAESFSPETLNFLNDIARDYMKYTAFQLSAMTHKEKPWKEHAAAAEEIPVKEMIYYYGSLVLTPEEEKRVIEAENDIMAGKGIIWKPRSLQNV, from the coding sequence ATGAAAAAAATAACCGTCCGCGATGTATGCGATTTTTTTATAGCCTTGGCGCAGGACGCCGGGGAACAGCTTACCCACATGAAATTGCAAAAACTCTTGTACTATGCCCAGGCGTGGCATTGCGGCATGTTTGGCAGGCCGCTTTTTGACGCTAAGTTCGAGGCTTGGAAATTCGGCCCTGTTTGCCCGGAAATTTACTGTCAATACAAGACGCTTGGCAACGCGAATATACCCTTTATCGGCGAGCATGACGAAAAAGAAGGTTGCTTGTCCGGGGTGGCCGAAAGCTTCTCGCCTGAAACATTGAATTTTTTAAATGACATAGCGCGCGACTACATGAAATATACCGCCTTTCAGCTTTCCGCCATGACGCACAAAGAAAAGCCCTGGAAAGAACACGCGGCGGCGGCGGAAGAAATACCCGTCAAAGAAATGATTTATTATTATGGCTCGCTCGTACTCACGCCGGAAGAGGAAAAACGGGTCATAGAGGCGGAAAATGACATTATGGCCGGCAAGGGCATAATCTGGAAACCGCGGTCATTGCAAAATGTATAA